The window CCGATGTTGTAATCGCCCCTGACCACGATTTCCTCGTTTTCCTCGTCGAGTTGGGCGTTGAGGATGGGGTGTTCCTTCAGCGCCGCGACGATGGCCTTCACGACGAAGGGCATGTAGGTGAGTTTCGTATCGCGGGCCTCGGCCTTCTCCTTGAGGCGCCCGCGGGTCTCCACGAGTCGCGTCACGTCCACGTCGTCGTGGTGGGTGACGTGTGGCGCGGTGAATTTCGATTTCTCCATCTGCTTGCCGATGGTGCGCCGGACGCCACGGTAGGGGATGCGCTCGTCTTCGCCGGTTGCTTCGATTTCGGGGCCAGCGCCGCCCTCCGCGCCCGAAACGGCTTCGGCGTCGGCCGCCTGCGCCTGCTGTTGGGCCTCGGCGTACTCGCGGACCTGCTCGTCGGTGACGAAGGGTTCGCCGTCCTTCGTCCGCTCGGTGGGGACGGCATCGAGGTCGACACCCTTCTCTTCGGCGAGTTTGCGGGTCGACGGCGCCGCAAGCGTCCGCTCGCGGTCGGCGCTTTCGACGGATGCCGCACCGCTACCGCCGCTCGTGGCGGCTTCCGTGCCGTCGGTGTCCGTCGACAGTTCAGCCTCGCCCTCGTCGGCGGTAATCTTCCGCGTCGCGGATTTGACCTCGGATTCGGCTTCGCTGGCCGCCTCCTCGGTGGCTTCCTCGCCGGCGGAGGCTTCGGCGGCCTCGCGGACGTCCGCTTCAGTCACACGGCCGCCGGGACCGGAGCCCTCGACGGCCCCGATGCTAACACCCAGTTCGCGGGCCAGCCGTCGGGCCGAGGGCGCGGCGAAGACGCGGCCGCTGGTCTCCTCGATTTCGGCCTCCGGTTCGCCGGGTTCGCTGGCGGGCGCTTCTTCGGGTTCGGTCGGTTCCGGCTCCGGTTCCTCGCCTTCCACGTCGAAGGTGATGA of the Natronomonas halophila genome contains:
- a CDS encoding dihydrolipoamide acetyltransferase family protein, whose product is MVREFKLPDVGEGLTEAEIVNWLVEPGDTVTEDQPVAEVETDKAVVEVPAPVNGTVREILAEEGEMVPVGTVIITFDVEGEEPEPEPTEPEEAPASEPGEPEAEIEETSGRVFAAPSARRLARELGVSIGAVEGSGPGGRVTEADVREAAEASAGEEATEEAASEAESEVKSATRKITADEGEAELSTDTDGTEAATSGGSGAASVESADRERTLAAPSTRKLAEEKGVDLDAVPTERTKDGEPFVTDEQVREYAEAQQQAQAADAEAVSGAEGGAGPEIEATGEDERIPYRGVRRTIGKQMEKSKFTAPHVTHHDDVDVTRLVETRGRLKEKAEARDTKLTYMPFVVKAIVAALKEHPILNAQLDEENEEIVVRGDYNIGVATATDAGLMVPVVKGADRKGMLDIADEMRDLIEKARNRDISREEMQDGTFTITNFGAIGGEYATPIINYPESAILGLGAIKDKPRVVDGEVVPRKVMTLSLSIDHRVIDGADAARFVNTVKEYLENPELLLLE